A genomic stretch from Deltaproteobacteria bacterium includes:
- a CDS encoding MarR family transcriptional regulator: protein MSFYKEHGELVFGTRLRRISERFLADVSRVYKTLNIPFETSWFPIFFLLNQKGVLSVSEMAADLEITHSGVSQMVATLEAKNLVSFLSDRNDRRRRLIAFTQQGQELMETLKPIWKTIRRETEKLLAERENSSYLTVALQELEESMENKSIYERVMSALRGYQVGQVDIIPFDPSLKYEYRDLIVHWLIESGEAEIGDEDLINHPDKITEAGKAVIFLARVERVYAGVIAAEIDIQGESKIAFFIVDEKWRGRQIGRRLLSQLAEQLHARRVRKVSVMFDRRFTHAVKLFKDVGFTLQSVVPRENVTGNKNITLLMERYLE from the coding sequence TTGTCTTTCTACAAGGAACATGGGGAACTGGTTTTCGGGACCCGGCTGAGAAGAATCAGCGAAAGGTTCCTTGCCGACGTGTCGAGGGTGTATAAGACCCTCAACATACCTTTTGAGACGAGTTGGTTTCCGATCTTTTTTCTGCTCAACCAGAAAGGCGTGCTGTCCGTTAGCGAAATGGCCGCTGATCTGGAAATTACCCATTCCGGGGTGAGCCAAATGGTGGCCACCCTGGAGGCAAAGAACCTTGTCTCCTTCCTGAGTGACAGGAATGACAGGAGAAGACGACTTATTGCGTTTACCCAGCAAGGCCAGGAACTGATGGAAACCCTGAAGCCGATCTGGAAGACGATCCGCCGGGAGACGGAGAAGCTGCTGGCCGAAAGGGAGAACAGTTCTTACCTCACCGTCGCCTTGCAAGAACTTGAAGAATCAATGGAGAATAAAAGCATCTACGAACGGGTCATGTCTGCGCTTCGGGGATACCAGGTCGGTCAGGTCGATATCATTCCTTTTGATCCCAGCTTAAAGTACGAATACAGGGATCTGATCGTCCATTGGCTGATTGAGAGTGGGGAAGCGGAAATCGGTGATGAAGATTTGATCAACCATCCCGACAAAATAACCGAAGCTGGAAAAGCGGTCATATTTCTTGCCAGGGTCGAGAGAGTCTATGCCGGCGTCATCGCGGCTGAGATCGATATCCAAGGCGAATCGAAAATAGCGTTCTTCATCGTAGATGAGAAATGGCGTGGCCGACAGATTGGGCGGAGACTGTTGTCCCAACTGGCAGAGCAACTGCACGCGAGGCGGGTCAGGAAGGTTTCGGTCATGTTCGACCGTAGGTTTACTCACGCCGTCAAGCTCTTCAAAGATGTGGGGTTCACGCTCCAATCAGTAGTTCCGAGAGAGAATGTGACAGGGAACAAGAATATTACACTGCTTATGGAGCGCTATTTGGAATAG